The Plasmodium knowlesi strain H genome assembly, chromosome: 10 genomic sequence cttcaaacAATTTATGCGTTACGTGTCTAATAATTCAcaactacttttttttttttttttttttccatattgtATATTTCtgcaatatatttttttcactttcacaACATTTCTTGAAGGAGCTAAAGAACATCAGAAAGGAACTAGAGCAGAGGAAATTCACGTTTCGTTAAAAATGATAGAACTCGTGGAAATGGTAACTTCTTTCGACACAATTTGTTTTTCGTCCGTAGAGGATTCTATGAGGAAATGGACGCAAAGTGTGTCATTCAGGGGGGGGTTGTTAACTTCTCCGCCTAACAGCTTTACCGCTTGGCCGCTTCACAACTTCaccacttcaccacttcaCCGCTTCATCGCTTCACCCCTTTCTTCGAGAAGACGCCCTTCAGGACTATATTTTTCGGCGAAAAGGATATGGGGAATGAGTGCAGTGACAAATTTAATTCCTCCCCTTCTCCCCCATCCCCCCTGGAACTAAAcaacttttgcaaaatttgaaATCTTAAGTTATTATAAAAGTGCATGCACTTAAATGAAATTCTGGTGTTTTCGCTCTCGCATAATTTGGACAGTAAATTTACGAACGAATATATGTTCGGGATGGTTCtcctcattatttttttctcatactTGTCGTacttttttctgtgtgtAGGAGAATCATCTAACTCGCCCAATTTGCCAATATGGGAAACGGTGTCCATGTTTCCCACTTCTCCACCTGCATCAGCAGCCATGTGCGTTCTTGCATCTCTGGAAGAAGCCTGAACATTCAGATGAACAACCTCCTCAGTCGAACCCTGCACAACATTCATCACATCGGTGTGCTCTTCTTTTGATGTCCCACCAGTCTCCTCCGTATACTGACCAATGCTGTAGCCTACCTGGGCATAATACTCCTTATtgtaaatataattttcAATTTGATTAACTATCATATCATTGTTAAAATCGAATATGTGTTTTCTCAACTCCCTATATTTCGTATAACAGCAAGAGCAAGTGAGAAAAGGGATCCTTTCTTCAATGCAGGTTTTCAAAATATAATCAGTTAATCCTCCACAGCTATGTAAACCGActattaaatttattttatattttttaaaatcaaAATTTAATATCGATTCGTGCATAATTAGCACGTTCTTAATTTTGTTCGCataaatttttatgaaaCAACTGAACAGTGAATTTACGTTAATGTCTAATATTATTACTAGCACGTTTTTAAAGGCTAACGAAATGTGAATTCCCAAATCTCCTTTACCTCCACCGACGTCAAGGATGCAATAATCATACATCAAATTGTTCTCGTCAATCGTCTTATGCGTGAATTGGGAGTGACAATCagtgtttccttttctccccatttcaTGCACTACACTTTGTTTCTCTTCAAAGGTTACTCCATCAGGACAGTCATCATTCATGGGTGTATTTTCCTCGTCTAACCTTTTACAACTCCTGTTCAAATGTCCACTCGTCTTGGTGCACTTCTCCAAGTAGAACTCCTTAATGTCGTAAAACTGGACATCACTCCATTTCGAATTTTCAAACaagtttgcatttttttctctcaaaaGTTGTATACTTTTTCTTATCTTTTCTGTGTTGTGCACACTAACGAGTTgatcatttttctccataaAGAGCTCCATAAATTCtaaataattttgaaaaaacttGTCGTTGCTTTCTATATACTTGTTCACCAATGTGgacatgtaaaaaaatatatcctccCCTCTAAACAACttaatttttgaatttcctttttctatttcttccagtaatatttttatgtgatTAATCATCCACTGTATTTGCGGCATCTtcttattattcatataggATGTtatatcttttttcttcttttttttttttttttttttcttcttcttttcttgttCTATGGAATTTCCACTTTCCTTTGTATCCACTGTTACATGATCATTAATCTGATTTAGGTTCAAGTCACAAAGCATAATCCTGTGCAAACGTTTGTCATCattcatttccattttgtagtTAAATTCGCTCGGTTGTATTTCAAACAGTTTGGGAATTATgtcaataatttttaaaatgaaaatttcaaaattattcattttcTGATTACTTATactttcataatttttatttttgtagaTAATACTTCGTAtgaatcttctttttgtatCCTCCCTATTGTTATAAATCTGCCGGATatctctttccttcactccCAAACTTCTGCACACAGTtagcatggaaaaaaaacctcCTTCGAATAATTTTAACAGTTCGTTGATGTTGAAGAATTCGTAGTTAACCTGAGGAAAAGGGGGTACATATGCATCTCTTATTAATTGCTCTAACAATGACAGGGGCACGTGCGAGTAATACAACTGAATGGGCTTGCATAAAGAAATGTGGACACTAACGGCGAAAAATGCACATAAGAATTGGGGGGGAAATTCAATAAgtattgtttcttttttttctttctttacactccctttttacataaaaatgcatgcacatatgtTCACCTCCCCATTGGaaattatgcacacacacacagaacATTAATGTGATGTTctatttcatatttttccgtACCTTAAGGAGGTAGGCGGAAAAAACCAATAAGGATTTCTCATTCGTGTTCGTCAAGGCAGGTACTCCTACAATGTACAAAAGCGTATCCGTTTTTATGACCTTCCTTAAAatttcatattttatatattcgtTCACTAGCAATAGGGGGTCGTTTTCCATGTTATCTGTTGAGTTATCCCTCATGGACCTCCCTTCCTCGGTAGATGTCTGCATATCCTCCTTCTTCATATTAGCATAAAACTCGTTGGACAGTCGAAGTGAATGTTCGAACAAACCCCTACCACGACTGGCTTCCCTACCACGACAGGCTTCCCTACCATGACTGGCTTCCCTACCACGACAGGCTTCCCTACCATGACTGGCTTCCCTACCACGACAGGCTTCCCTACCATGACTGGCTTCCCTATCCTCCTGTTCTGTGTAGATTTCTTTCAATAAGGACTTTCGGAATGaatcaaatttttcttcgtcTACGTAAAACTCCTTGCTGATTACCAATTGAATATTCCTATCTTCCGataaaaattcttcattaaatttatatttcaCTACGCAATAGGGAGCACCTCCATTATTATCACCCGTACAGCGAGAACTTTCTTCCACCCTAGCAGGACCCCCTTGCACATCATCATATTTCAAAAGGTGAtatttgtaaaataaaatattttcctctgtatttattttcccattaGAAATTGTATCACAGAATAGTAACAACTTTCCATGCCTTCTCACATTTTTCACCTTACAAATTAGATGAACAAAATCTTTAAAGTCATATTTTAGCGATTTGGAGATGGCGCTCAGAGCTTCAAAATGCGCCTTTTTCTCgtcgtatatatttatttcataTTCTGTATCACCCATCATTGCGTTTCTATTTTCGAGCATCATACGCGTCTGCTACTTGGCCCTTGTATGAATACATTACGTAGATACATGTAGCAACATGCACTACAAATGGCTAACTCCTGAATTGCGCAGTTGCTTCCATCTTTTGAGAACCCACATGGAAATGTAGTTCAGTTTATTGGTTTTAGAAGCATAttcacaaaagaaaaattcaatgaaattgtttttttttttttttccgacgaaaaaatcgaatttttttcaaattcgcAAATCTTCAAATTATCGCGCATAAACTTTGCCCTCAATCTATGTAGAACGTTATGGGCATACATCTAAAaggtacatatgcacataaaaATTAGCTTAACATTGTGTGGCTATCTCATTTAAAGGTGCATACATAACCTTTTATGTTCACAAAACGGAAATTGTACACCTACGTTTTTATGTCTGCAGAAATTACCCTGCAATGaaggtgaaaatattttcatacGTAACATTAATTATAAAGTGTAAGAACAACATGAATAAAAttctaaaatgaaaaaaaaaaaataaaataaattaacatTTTGACCTGCATTAGTAACGCTATTCGGCGTGCTCCTTttccctccaaaaaaaaaaaaaatgttcatacGAAACAAACACATAATTGCATGTTGGCGTATATATTACTTTCGCATATGAGATATGTATACACGAATTTAACCATGTGGTTTGGAATAAAAACACTTTCTCTGCTCAAAATAGTAAACGCAAGCAAATCACAACTGAAtgaattcataaaaaataattgcatcGGAtagaattacaaaaaaatgattataaAGAAGGCACTATTTTGATATATTTCTTGTGCCTCTTacccaaaaaaaacatttttacatATGTGAAGCATATccagataaaaaaagaaaaaacagaagaggcagagaagaagaaagaatttcCCACGCGACGAATAACCTTTTCTGCAGCATGAATTTCAGAAAAACTGATAACACCGCGGACCTAATTGACAGTCTAATAAATagcgaaaatggaaaagttcaaaagtacattttggaaaggaaaaggaaggaaaaggaatttctggagaagaaggaaaacattaaaaagaaaaccatGATGGCTCCAAAACTTAATCAAAtgtttgttaaaaataaaaatgaagatgacAAGTTAATCAGCGAAACAGTTGGTCTCAGAACCGTTCACGAGTATAAACAAATCAAGAGTGGAATTTATGGCAAAGAGAAGGATAGCCATCTTAGCGGAAAGGCCAAGGAGGACAAAGatagtaaaaagaaaaaactcaAATTGTCTTTCTGCAGCGACGATGAAGAGGAGAACGACAACGAAgacgatgacgatgatgacaaCGAGGAAGGGGATGGAGATGATTACGGTAACCATCGTGGCAATCGAGAGAATGATGATAAAGAGGCCAAGAAGCACTCTGATGAGGCAGCctctgaagaagaaaacgatGGTGCGGAATCCCCTTCGCATGAACGTAACCTGACCAGCGagggaaaaaggagcaaacatTATTCGGATAAAAACGGTTCAGACAAAAATGACGCAGACAAAAATCTGCAAAATAAAGACACACACACCAAGTACGACAAAAATAAGCCATTCAAGAAAATCATGAAAGACCCAACTGTAAATACTTCCTTCCTAAAAGACAAGGAACGAGATGAACAAATAGAattgcgaaaaaaagaattaagagAATTATATTTCAAActggaaaatgaacaaaaagaaaaaacgattGAAATAACCTACTCATACTACGACGGTAGTGGCCATCggagaaaaatatcagtAAAGCAAAAAACGACGATAGGGcaatttataaataaatgtgttgacaatttaaaaaacgaaTTTATTCACCTAAGATCGGCATCTTGTGAAACCCTCATGTTTGTCAAAGAAGATATTATTCTTCCGAATTATTTAACCTTTTATgagttaattaaaaataaggccCAGGGAAAAACGGGGCCATTGTTTGCCTTTGACGCAGTGGAAAATTTATGTGGGGTTACAGAcataagaagggaaaaaactgatgtaagtgaaaaaaaaaaaaaatacactccTCTAAAGTGTGCAGaattgtgtacatatgcgtaAGAAAATGTGTTGTGATACGCATCTGTTTAcaacatacacacacaaatacAAATATAGTGAACAACACAGCCtcccatttttcatttcgatTTATATCCCCCCTTTTCAGACTCACGCAGGAAAGTtagtggaaaaaaagtggtatgaaaaaaacaagcaCATTTTTCCAGCATCAAAGTGGGAAATTTACAAACCCATGAAAACGTATTCGACAGGCTACACAGATCTGTTTGGTCATTCTGCATAGGTTACTTACCCCTTTGTCATAAAGATGGTGCGCATAATTATAATTCTTACAATTACAATAATCATGACATATTTTTGCGATCATTTATCTGTTAACCACTGAAATTTGCTTTTCCCCTCCAACGCCTTTCTTTGTGGTCCTTCCtgtacgttttttttaagtacagCTTTGCCTATATCTACATTTGCAAAGAAGTAAAAGCATTAAGcattatttgcatttttagtTATTAACTCTGCATATTTAGCACACCCTCTTTTTAGTGCGCACATATGTTCTGTTTCCCCCCGTAGGTATGTTGCAGAGGGATAATTGGaacatgtgcattttttgtcattttctcTACACGTGCGAGCTATTTCTTACCCGGGAATAGTTGCGAGAACGTTTGATGTCTTGCGTCCACATTTTGGTTAGACCCGCGGAGTCTATACAGAAATGTGTTAATAtgtttttgttcataattttcatcatacacaattttttgtgtgttaatttcgcttattttgtatttattcCTGATTCTCCTTGCAACACACTCTCGAATATACAcctgaaaaaaagggtgaagaTGGAGGTGTTTTACGAAAAGTTGTAGTGTTGACATGTTTgtagatatattttttatatttaccGACATATCTCTTAGATGCCGATTTAGGTATTTATATCTATGAAGAGGATTTCCTTTAACCCCCCCTCTcgtatattattttttcgcattttctGCCCTTTCCATGTTATGCGTAGAAAGTGCGATTAAACTGGCCTCATTTTTGAACTAACAATGGGCAGAACAAATTATTTCGCGATAAAGCAAACACACTTCATTGTATTTTCCTAAATGTAGTTATGCTATTCTCTTTCCCCACGCAGTtcttatcccttttttttttttttttttttttttttacatctttAAAGCATCTGAGATCTCGCACCAAATCAGTG encodes the following:
- a CDS encoding XAP-5 protein, putative, producing MNFRKTDNTADLIDSLINSENGKVQKYILERKRKEKEFLEKKENIKKKTMMAPKLNQMFVKNKNEDDKLISETVGLRTVHEYKQIKSGIYGKEKDSHLSGKAKEDKDSKKKKLKLSFCSDDEEENDNEDDDDDDNEEGDGDDYGNHRGNRENDDKEAKKHSDEAASEEENDGAESPSHERNLTSEGKRSKHYSDKNGSDKNDADKNLQNKDTHTKYDKNKPFKKIMKDPTVNTSFLKDKERDEQIELRKKELRELYFKLENEQKEKTIEITYSYYDGSGHRRKISVKQKTTIGQFINKCVDNLKNEFIHLRSASCETLMFVKEDIILPNYLTFYELIKNKAQGKTGPLFAFDAVENLCGVTDIRREKTDTHAGKLVEKKWYEKNKHIFPASKWEIYKPMKTYSTGYTDLFGHSA